Sequence from the Paenibacillus tundrae genome:
ATCGATGTCGAGCAGTAGTAGAGAGAATGGCGTTCGGTACTGAATGTTAGTAATGACCTCATGATTCAGATGCTGGGTCAGGTAACGACGGTTGTAACACTGCGTCAGGCTGTCGGTCAGCACCAGTTCTTCCAGCTTACGATTGGCCTCGGACAACTCCTGACGGATCAGATCCAGCGAATGATTACGCTCCTGAAGTGTCTCATACTGCCAATTCAACTCTTTCACATAATAGCGCTCCTGCGAGACGTCCTGAAAAGTTAGAATATGACCGATGGGTACAAGCATCGAATCAACAATTGGGGACGATTGCATAATAAAATGGTGTTCCTGGTTATTCCCCTCTACAATCACCTCTAGCTGCGATAGAACGATTTTCTTCGCCCTATATTCGTACAGAAACTTCTGGTAATTGCCTTCTACACGAACACCACATAGAAATGCCTCCATATCAAAAGAATCCCCCACATGCATATCCATAAAGGACCTGGAGGCTTTGTTCGCTTCAACAATAATCTCATTCTCATCCAGAACGAGGATGCCGTAAGGAATCGTGTTAATCATATCCTCATGGGCAATGGAGACCAGATCGAACACGTTATACCTTTTGATGACATAGACGAAGAACAGATCGGATAGAAAAATGCCAAGGGAGGTCATCCCGGGAATGATCGGCAACCACGGACTCAAGATCACATTCAGAATAGCATCAATAGTTGCAAAAACTGCTAACACCAGAATACCCCTGAGGGTGATTCTTACCTGATTTTTGATCATCGTAGGTGTCTTAGCTGAAGATAGCGCGCGGAATAAAATGACGAGGGAGGCTAAGAAATAGCTCACCAGAATAGCCATCGCTACCCAAAACCAAGGCCCGTATGCCCGCTCAATATAGCCGCCCTCTAGTGGAATAACAAACTCATGCCATGGATTGGCGACCACACCTACTGCTCCAATCAAAGCTGGGACAAAAAGCAGATACGCCCCTTTGGTACTCAATCGCTCTGCGTAGCCAGTAATGAAAATCGTCAACAATAGCCAGCCACTTCCTAATAGAGAGACAGCGACAAAAGACAACGTAACGTAGAACAATTGCAAGCCGGGATCATCCGTTAACGTAATCGCAAACTGACAGAATGGCCACAATATCATCAACCCGTGAAACAGAAAATACACCTTATGTAAGTTCGTAATTCTAGCGGTAACAAATACATACACACCTACACCAAACAATAGGACAAATAACAAGAGATCATACCATACTAGTGGGTTCACGAACCTTCTCCTTCTTGGATGCGACAATGACTACACAGTTACTATGCAAATAGATCTAAAATACACCTCAATTACATCTCATACGTTGCCAAACTTCACGACTTCGCTAACAACTATATTGGATACTTCTAAAATAATTCTATTTACGTTCTGGTTAAATTAACCATATATTATCACACCACAGATAGGGTGAGTAGCCCATTCGTTGGAAGTATGACCAACCTCTGATTGAAATGCTGATCTATTTTGCACTTTTGTGAAAGATTTTAAAGGTTCCACGCCAAAAAAACGTCCAGCTTTAACTGAACGCCATCCAGCCCGTAACGGGATGAGTGATTTATACTATTGAAAAGATCCGAACAATTCGCGCAGGTAGTCTCTCCGTCCATGCAAAATCCGGTGTATAACAACTACTCCACCAAGAATCCGATAAAAAACTAGATAGGGCTCAACAGTTATAAAACGATACCCTCTGGATATCAGGTTATATTCATCTTCTTGCAGTACCGATCCCAAATTAGGAAATTCAGCAAGATTAGCTATGGAATTATCAAGCTTCTGTAGCATGTTGTCCGCGGCAGAAGCATTCTCATGTGATATATATGAAAAAATTTCGTCCAAGTCATCTACAGCAGCTGGAGAATAATTGATTTTACTTTTTGGATTCATTTATTTTTCTCCGCATTCTAGCCATGACTTGGTCATGATCAAGCAGTTCTTCACCTTCAGCAACCTGTTTTTCCGCAACCAACAATTTCGATTGGAGCTTGTATCTAGCCTCCATTCTCCGGTAAGCTTCGTGACTCATTACGACCAGGTCTGCTTCGCCGTTACGGGTAAGGACAACCGGTTCATCAAGTTCATGGCAAAATTTCGAGAAGCCATTATAATCTTGGCGAATTGTTGTGGAGGGCTTTATGTGCATAATCAAAACTCCTTTCTCACATTACTTTATTATGACATTATTATATCATTATAATAAATAAAATTTCTAATTTTTTGTATATAATACCCGATTTATCTTTTTGATAACGGCTCATTATCCGAGAAAAGATCCGGGTTATCCTTCAACATCTCCGTAAGCACCTCGGTTGTTCTGGCAGCATCACACACGCTGGCGACTGCATCGCCGAAGCTTCCTATGTGCATCGCACCTTCTTGAACCAGCACCTCATCCACCTTCCAGAAATGCTCTGACCAAGATAATCCGCAATGTCTGCGGGAAGGCACCGAGATTTTAGTTCCATCTGGCAAAACGGTGTACAACATCTCATGTTCATCGGTCATTCTGCCTGGAATGTCCACCCACTCCTCGATACCATGGATAAACGTATTTCGTTTCAAATCCACGCCCACAAGCAATATGGTTGCTTTACGATCAAGCAACTTCCCCCATGCCGAGCCCCGCGCACATGGCGTATCGAAGAGATGATCGTCCTGTGT
This genomic interval carries:
- a CDS encoding histidine kinase N-terminal 7TM domain-containing diguanylate cyclase, with translation MNPLVWYDLLLFVLLFGVGVYVFVTARITNLHKVYFLFHGLMILWPFCQFAITLTDDPGLQLFYVTLSFVAVSLLGSGWLLLTIFITGYAERLSTKGAYLLFVPALIGAVGVVANPWHEFVIPLEGGYIERAYGPWFWVAMAILVSYFLASLVILFRALSSAKTPTMIKNQVRITLRGILVLAVFATIDAILNVILSPWLPIIPGMTSLGIFLSDLFFVYVIKRYNVFDLVSIAHEDMINTIPYGILVLDENEIIVEANKASRSFMDMHVGDSFDMEAFLCGVRVEGNYQKFLYEYRAKKIVLSQLEVIVEGNNQEHHFIMQSSPIVDSMLVPIGHILTFQDVSQERYYVKELNWQYETLQERNHSLDLIRQELSEANRKLEELVLTDSLTQCYNRRYLTQHLNHEVITNIQYRTPFSLLLLDIDHFKAINDHYGHVIGDEVLVRTAEAVRQSIRSTDILTRYGGEEFMIYLPHTEHDLANVIAERVRLAVESNLVMVDHGTAQVSTTISIGILSIEDFAYAHVPENAEGYLTQLFAAVDKALYQAKQNGRNRVEFGVLERGVV
- a CDS encoding type II toxin-antitoxin system RelE/ParE family toxin, coding for MNPKSKINYSPAAVDDLDEIFSYISHENASAADNMLQKLDNSIANLAEFPNLGSVLQEDEYNLISRGYRFITVEPYLVFYRILGGVVVIHRILHGRRDYLRELFGSFQ
- a CDS encoding type II toxin-antitoxin system Phd/YefM family antitoxin, with translation MHIKPSTTIRQDYNGFSKFCHELDEPVVLTRNGEADLVVMSHEAYRRMEARYKLQSKLLVAEKQVAEGEELLDHDQVMARMRRKINESKK